The Apium graveolens cultivar Ventura chromosome 11, ASM990537v1, whole genome shotgun sequence genome has a window encoding:
- the LOC141695869 gene encoding secreted RxLR effector protein 161-like, giving the protein MGGLRYLVHTRPDIAFSVGIISRFMERPTVMHQNAAKRVLRYVKGTLTYGLIYSEDSRNNVLTGYSDSDLAGHIEDRKSTGAMAFYLNESLVTWVSQKQRCVALSSCEAEFMAATAAACQAIWLRKLLTKITGEQTGPVVLYIDNKSAIDLAKNPVFHGRSKHIDIRYHFIRECVEKGEIIVKHISTDMQRADTLTKALTTVKFEKMRQLLGVKDVGKEV; this is encoded by the coding sequence ATGGGAGGTCTTCGATATCTTGTGCATACGAGGCCAGATATAGCCTTTTCTGTTGGCATAATTAGTAGGTTCATGGAGAGACCTACTGTGATGCACCAAAACGCAGCCAAGAGGGTTTTAAGGTATGTGAAAGGCACTCTAACATATGGGCTGATTTACTCGGAGGACAGCAGAAATAATGTGCTCACTGGATATTCCGATAGCGATTTGGCGGGTCATATTGAAGATAGGAAAAGTACTGGAGCAATGGCGTTCTATCTGAATGAGAGTTTAGTAACATGGGTTTCGCAAAAACAAAGGTGCGTGGCTCTTTCTTCGTGCGAAGCTGAATTCATGGCAGCAACCGCTGCAGCGTGTCAAGCGATTTGGCTTCGAAAGCTGTTGACAAAGATCACAGGAGAACAAACTGGTCCAGTTGTCTTGTATATCGATAACAAGTCTGCAATTGACTTGGCGAAAAACCCCGTGTTTCACGGTCGTAGCAAGCACATAGACATTCGATATCACTTCATCCGTGAATGTGTTGAGAAGGGCGAGATAATTGTGAAGCATATAAGCACGGATATGCAGCGAGCAGATACTCTCACGAAGGCTCTCACGACTGTTAAGTTTGAGAAGATGCGTCAACTGTTGGGAGTGAAGGACGTAGGCAAAGAAGTCTAG